A genomic region of Mugil cephalus isolate CIBA_MC_2020 chromosome 5, CIBA_Mcephalus_1.1, whole genome shotgun sequence contains the following coding sequences:
- the si:dkeyp-72g9.4 gene encoding uncharacterized protein si:dkeyp-72g9.4 has translation MRPRSRLLSKRRLMLPTIREGSEETVRDLNEANTLHTAGHSQAVSSEDYLLSICHLAHPTFPSRDVSADGFPARQQDAVQQRQRSPRLSGTALTASGFNPKEEAQASAVQRSEGKELSGELTFGNSDPLEYLYGHQNNLSAFSGGVGKAFVEGRLVRRHGILWESQGLARAHSIPRASSPDFPRHRKSSCPELQCAAGSSVSNISPKRSPSRSEAGRVRQADRGAEGERLKPTIKQSFISQWISECRSAWKEARVRACMLPAIAEI, from the coding sequence ATGAGGCCACGCTCCCGACTTCTGTCCAAGAGAAGACTCATGCTGCCCACAATCAGAGAGGGCAGCGAGGAGACGGTGAGGGACCTGAACGAGGCGAACACACTTCACACTGCTGGTCACAGCCAGGCGGTCTCATCAGAGGACTACCTCCTCTCCATATGCCACCTGGCCCATCCCACCTTCCCCAGCAGGGACGTTTCCGCCGACGGTTTCCCCGCACGGCAGCAGGACGCCGTTCAGCAGAGGCAGAGGTCGCCGCGGCTCAGTGGGACTGCGTTAACGGCTTCTGGATTCAACCCCAAAGAGGAGGCGCAGGCCTCCGCCGTGCAGCGATCGGAAGGGAAAGAACTGAGCGGGGAGCTGACGTTTGGCAACTCCGACCCTCTGGAGTATCTTTACGGACACCAGAATAACCTCTCCGCCTTCTCGGGAGGCGTCGGGAAAGCGTTCGTCGAGGGAAGGCTCGTCAGGCGTCACGGAATTCTGTGGGAGAGCCAGGGCCTCGCCAGGGCTCACAGCATCCCTCGTGCTTCGAGCCCGGATTTCCCACGCCACCGCAAGAGCAGCTGCCCCGAATTACAGTGTGCCGCCGGCTCCTCCGTCTCGAACATCTCCCCAAAACGCAGCCCGTCGAGATCGGAGGCCGGGAGAGTTCGCCAGGcggacagaggagcagagggggagAGACTGAAACCAACCATCAAACAATCCTTCATCTCCCAGTGGATCTCTGAGTGCAGGTCGGCGTGGAAGGAGGCCCGCGTGCGAGCCTGCATGCTGCCCGCCATTGCTGAGATATAA